The Primulina tabacum isolate GXHZ01 chromosome 10, ASM2559414v2, whole genome shotgun sequence region ttttcttatttctgTTTTTTGTTTAGGTTTTAAAATTACTAGTAGACATATTTGTATATatccttaaaatatttattacattacatttatttttaaataaaattttgtatttttatatcattttcatttccataattttttatacatattttgtgtatttatatatttttcgttttttatatttttattttttattaatcttatatatatttttcaagcaTTCATGTGATACAggataaattaattttgataaaataatttataatgtaataataattatataaacaaaTTGTTGATGGCGTGAGTAAAAAAgtttagataattaaaatgttgtATACTTTGATTGCAAGTCTAATGTTTGTGACGTGCTTCTGCTTTAAATTAGACTAAATATATAATCGAAGTTGGAAAACTTATCGTCAAATAATCGCAACAAGTGATAGTAAGGAGGAGTTGCAATTTTAGGATCGAGTTGTAAAATACATGTTATAATCATTGTATTTTGCTATGCAAACACGGTGTTCATGGCAAATTGGCGAGCTGGGAGAATTTGAATCACTGCAATGGAAAATCGAAATCCTGTGTGGGAATGAGGTGGGGGTGTCGccataaaaaaaaaaggaatattATTTATGGggtgaaaataaatattcaatttGTATCAACATTAagctatttaatttaaaataatattgtaAGTTTTACAATTCAAATAGTCAAATTGTACATAAAATAGGAAAAACTGCAGTTTTGATATTTTACAtgatcaaatttcaatcttaccATTATATCTTTCAAAACTTGGTAGTTGTAGTTGTTTGTTGATATGACACTATATATCTCAGTTGTATGTTAACGTCATAACGGTGTCACTTGGAAAAAAAAGTCTTAAATCGAAAGgaaaaaaacaagaataacaAACTAAAATTGAATTACAAATATAATTACACAAAGTACCAAAACAACAATGAATCaaatatacaaaacaaaatatgTAATTTTCCATAAAACTATTGAAAGTAGAAAATAGAATAGAAAATTATTTTAGGATTGATATAAATTAAGAAAACTGTACATTAAATAAGCAAAATCACGAAACCATTCTCAGTAATGGCAAATGTTGAAGTAGGTGGGACGAAATTGCTATATCAACAAAAAAACAATACGTTTTGAAGTTTCATGGCCATCACTTGAGGACATTTTGCTCCCACAGCATCCTGGAGGGATATGAAGCTGAGATCATGTGCTGTAACCTCCATTTTCGGGCGTCCCATTGCTCTCAACTCCCTGAACGTTTTTTTGGTAGGACTAAAAGAAACAAGAGATTCTGAACTAGATATAAACCACAGATCACCATTGTTCAAGAATTTAATAGGTCGTTGCAGATCCTCAACCTGCAATTTAATGTAAAACTTGGTGTCAATGCTGACGTGTCTGGTCCATGATTCTTTAACTCCATATTCTCCCATCAGCCAAACCTCGAAATCAGCATCCTCGTAAATGTAGCAGATGCAGAGGCGATCTTTTAGGACACCAATATTGATCCAGGAGATTTTGTTCACATATTGTAGACTGAAGTGAGCTGGAGGTGGGACAAACTTGAATGTTTCTGTTGCCAAGTCGAATGAACTTACAAGCTCACAAGGTTTATAACTGTCGGTTATCCAGTGGAGTACACCATTTAGAAGAGGATCAAATGATTTATGTTTTGGCCTGGGGGCATTTTCAATCCTTCTCCACGAATCTACACCAAGTGTGTGTATGTTAGCTACCATTCTTTTCGATTCTGCAGAAGTCACGGGGTCGAGGGATGTGAGGTACATGAAACTGATAACCTTGTACTTCTTAGTCTTTTGGCAATATCCAAATCCGGAATGGTTTGCATATGTATAAAGGGGAGCCGAAACAACCAGGCTAGGAAGCGTTATCATTTCGCAGCATATAGGGTTGCATATTGCATAGAAGGGCTTTGGTGGCGATGCAATATACAAACACAGCAGTCCATTGCATGATCCAACAAAATCAAGTCTTTGGATGTGATAACCAAATTGAGCACTAATCTGACACGCAATATGTTGCCTACTATAAAGGTCATGATTAAAACTTTGATCATCACTGGAGCACAAGGATATACCAACTTTATCATGATTAAAGGTAAGGAAGCGGAGAATCGCACGATTCTGCAAGTTCTCATGAAAAAACAGATAGGTTGTCGAGGTAGATGATCTGGCACAATGTAACTCGATAAAATAGGGATCCTTGAGAAGGTCGAGAAACGTCTTGCAAACACATCGACACCGGAATATACTCTCCAACGGAAGCCTAGAAAAAATATCACACAATATATGTACTGGCAACTCACATATATGAAAACTTAGTCTACTTATCACCGTTGCAGTACAATCACAAGGTTGTTCATCAATCCAGTTGTTCCCCCTTCCCTCACTATTCATAAAACGTTTGCTGCGTCTCCTGCTACCGTCTAATTCCATTCAAAGAACTAAACACAGCAGTCTGCACTGTTTTGAGAGGAGTATTTGTCCCCTCAACACTATAAATCTTGCTTCCCAATTTAAGACAAGCGCTCTGGCATTCACTGAATCAAGATAAACCGGAAATAATACATCATGGGATCGAACATGCGTAAAAATAtcacattaaaaatattattttgccCCTCGCTCCCTAAACTAAAAAAATACTACTGAGAGCAGATAAAATGCTACTTTGATGCGAAAAAACCTCTCTTTACTGTGTCACTGAAATTCAGAACAGGTCCCACCATTTCTCTATAATCCAAATTCCAAATCCGGATCGGCAAACACAAACTTCTAAAAATTTCCAGCTACCACAAAAAACATGCGCCAAAATACAAAGGAGCTATCCGTGCAtttgtttatatataaaaaaacccAAATCCCGTCTAAATTCTAAATGAATAATCTTTTCTCATATGCCAAAAGAATCAAACAAACATGATCTCGATGACTTCATCGCACTTCTGATTTAAAAAATGGAATTATCACGAGCTTCCGACCATACGattaattaaaaagaaaaacctCAATTACGAAAATTTTGCGCGAAGCTTCAACAGAAATCAAGAGTAAACCTTCGTGTCGATTAGGTTGCAGAGAGACTTGTGAGAGAAGTCTTCAGAGTCGGTGTCAGAGTGGTTGGTTGGGATGGAATTTTTAGGGCCAACTCGAATTTCTTTTTAATACAGAACAACCATTTCAATAAACTTTTCCTaactaaaaatatttaatctttcaaaaaaaaaaaactaaaaatatttaaattattattttttattatatatatatatatataatctctattattatattataaaacaagaTCCCATTAGACTAACAACttttgatatatgatatatgtattACACCAAATTCTTTGTCTAATTTTGTATCAACCTTATATTTGATATTTAGATTtcattatttattaataaattcaaaattttcactaatttttcttactttttttGTCAACTAGATTCATCATTTTTAATACGAACAAATCTTGactaaatctttaaaattatttattttttgtaaaaaaataaaactaaatcaattattttaaaaataaaatattatacatatgatataatatttatatattatattatacacACATATGGTTAGCATGTATAAAAGATTGCtcaaagaaaatataaaagataatatttttaatcataaGAACTCATTGTGTTAAATTTATGtcataaaatatataatcataaaataattttatattattaattgttttctttttcataaaaactcatgtgaaaccgtctcacggATGAATTTTGTTATACAAATATTACTCTTGAAATTCAAAATAGTTCAAGAGGGAAGTATCACAGCGAGTTGGCAAAAAGAGAAGAAGAGGTTTAATTTTATCAGTTCAGTACCGATAAAAGTAGATGGAAAGGGGATGAGTGACTAAATGCTCCAAAATGCACCAAAGTTAGGCTACAAGAAGCAGAAGgcattaaaaaaaagaaacttTCCAACCTGTA contains the following coding sequences:
- the LOC142505872 gene encoding F-box protein At3g07870-like, giving the protein MELDGSRRRSKRFMNSEGRGNNWIDEQPCDCTATVISRLSFHICELPVHILCDIFSRLPLESIFRCRCVCKTFLDLLKDPYFIELHCARSSTSTTYLFFHENLQNRAILRFLTFNHDKVGISLCSSDDQSFNHDLYSRQHIACQISAQFGYHIQRLDFVGSCNGLLCLYIASPPKPFYAICNPICCEMITLPSLVVSAPLYTYANHSGFGYCQKTKKYKVISFMYLTSLDPVTSAESKRMVANIHTLGVDSWRRIENAPRPKHKSFDPLLNGVLHWITDSYKPCELVSSFDLATETFKFVPPPAHFSLQYVNKISWINIGVLKDRLCICYIYEDADFEVWLMGEYGVKESWTRHVSIDTKFYIKLQVEDLQRPIKFLNNGDLWFISSSESLVSFSPTKKTFRELRAMGRPKMEVTAHDLSFISLQDAVGAKCPQVMAMKLQNVLFFC